A region from the Eptesicus fuscus isolate TK198812 chromosome 1, DD_ASM_mEF_20220401, whole genome shotgun sequence genome encodes:
- the LOC103298421 gene encoding ferritin heavy chain-like: MGMIRPRRSHRLRPRRCPPRSPPLSPRHEALLIYLAGGPPPENLLPMLPAMAPAPPPMAAAPPPVPPAPPVAVLGPISQVRQNYHAHCEASINKQINLELHASYVYTSIAFYFDRQDQALQHFAAFFLWQSREEWEQAQALMRLQNRRGGRIRLRDIRRPDHNRWESGLKAMKTALHMERMVNQSLLRLHQLATSKNDAHLCDFLEHHYLRQEVKFIYNVGANISDLRKLGAPTSSLAEYLFDALTLNASKKN, translated from the coding sequence ATGGGAATGATCCGTCCCCGGAGAAGCCACCGCCTTCGCCCGCGCCGCTGCCCACCCCGCAGCCCGCCCCTCAGCCCTCGCCATGAGGCTCTGTTGATCTACTTGGCCGGAGGGCCACCCCCGGAAAACCTGTTACCCATGCTTCCAGCCATGGCCCCTGCGCCTCCGCCCATGGCCGCTGCGCCTCCTCCCGTGCCTCCTGCGCCTCCAGTGGCGGTGCTGGGGCCCATCTCCCAAGTGCGCCAGAATTACCATGCCCACTGCGAGGCCTCTATCAACAAACAGATCAACCTGGAGCTGCACGCCTCCTACGTGTACACGTCCATTGCCTTCTACTTCGACCGCCAGGACCAGGCCTTGCAGCACTTCGCTGCCTTCTTCCTGTGGCAGTCCAGGGAGGAGTGGGAGCAAGCCCAGGCATTGATGAGGCTGCAGAACCGGCGAGGGGGGCGGATCCGCCTGCGAGATATCAGGAGGCCTGACCACAACCGGTGGGAGAGCGGCCTGAAAGCCATGAAAACCGCCTTGCACATGGAGAGGATGGTGAACCAGAGCCTGCTCCGTCTGCACCAGCTGGCCACCAGCAAGAACGACGCCCACCTGTGCGACTTCCTGGAGCACCACTACCTGCGCCAGGAGGTGAAGTTCATCTACAATGTGGGAGCCAATATCAGCGACCTGCGCAAGCTGGGAGCCCCGACCTCCAGCCTGGCGGAGTACCTCTTCGACGCGCTCACCCTGAATGCCAGCAAGAAGAACTGA